The genome window GTGGGGTGATGGTGGACTGACAACTCCTGAATATTACATGAGTGTTTATGGAGGTATAAATCATATTGAAGAATCGAGTTGGGGAGTAGATATCCCAATTAATGAGGACAATACATTAAATTTAGATGAGATGTATATAGGATCCGACATTAGAATTGGGGGGAGATTATTTGACTAATTGGAATTTAAAAAGTTTTGATAATCTATATGCTTCATTAGCAGAATCAGCTTACAGATATAGACCCAAAAAGTTTCCATATGAATGATTGGATCAATTCCAGGAAGAGCGTTCAAAGCTCAAATGGGAGTATGACAACGAGATAGATGCTTTCTATAAAAATCAGAAAAAGCTGGAATCGAAAGATAAAAAAAATCAGTAAGGTTGTCCTTACTGATTTTTTAGTTGGTTCCAGATGATGCTGTATCTGCGCCACTGTCTGTTGCTGTGGAGCCTTGGTCTTGTGCGGCAGACGAGCTAGATTCAGTAGCAGATGAGCTATCGGTTTCTTTTTGTGAACTTGTTTCTGTATTGCTTGAATTGGTTTGTGTATTGGTGTTAGCATCTGTATTAGTAGCGCTTGAGTCAGATCCCTTATCGTGGACCACGACGACGCTGGTGCTACTAGATGGTTTGTCTTCTGTTTTTTGATTGTCTTTATTGAGCAGACTCATGATGGTAAAGGAAGTGACGATAATCCCTAGGAGACTGGCAATCGTAGCTACAACCGTTTGAAATACGGACAAACCTTGTTTGACTTTCTCACCGCGAGATGGTCTTGTATCAACTTTTTCCTCAGGTTTTTGGTTTTTGTTACTTCTTGAATATTGTGACATGTTCATTCTCTTTCTATCAAAAATTGTTTTTTAACACTTTCCTATTATAAGTCATTTTCTGAAAAATGTCTAAAAAGAACTGAATTTTATAGAGTGATTTTGCCGCATCTCTCTTTATCAAATCCTTGTCCCAAGCGGTTAGAAATGATAAAATAGAAGTTACGTAAAAAGAAAGTGATGGATGCGTAGGACATGATCTATTTTGACAATTCAGCAACGACTAAACCCTATCCAGAAGCCCTTGCGACTTATACAGAAGTAGCGACTCGGATCTGGGGCAACCCTTCTAGTTTGCACAATCTAGGTAGTCAAGCTACTCGTATTTTGGAAGCTTCTCGGAAACAAATTGCGGAGCTAATTGGCAAGAAAGCTGAGGAAATTTACTTCACGTCTGGTGGGACAGAAGGGGACAACTGGATCCTAAAGGGTGTCGCCTTTGAGAAAGCTCCTTATGGCAAGCATATCATTGTCTCTGACATCGAGCATCCCGCTATCAAGGAGTCAGCTGCTTGGCTAAAGACGCAGGGATTCGAAGTGGATTACGCTCCAGTGGATGCGCGTGGCTTTGTCAAGGTGGATGCCTTGGCTAGTCTTCTCCGTCCGGATACGACCTTGGTCTCTGTCATGGCCGTCAACAATGAGATTGGTTCCATCCAGCCCATCCATGAAATCGCAGCTCTCCTGGAAGATCGTCCAACGATTAGTTTCCATGTCGATGCTGTGCAATCCTTGGCAAAGGTAGCAACAGAAGTTTATCTACCAGAGCGCGTGGACTTTGCGACCTTCTCTAGTCACAAATTCCATGGACTTCGCGGAGTCGGATTTGTCTACATTAAAGAAGGCAAAAAGATCACCCCTCTCTTAACCGGAGGTGGTCAAGAAAAAGAAATGCGCTCGACAACTGAGAACGTGGCAGGAATCGCAGCAACAGCAAAAGCCCTACGCTTAGCCATGGAAAACCAAGAAGCTTTTGCCAGCAAAACCCAGCAGATGAAAGAAGTCATCCGCAAAGAATTGGCCAACTATCCAGATGTCACTATCTTTTCTGGTGAGGATCACTTTGCGCCTCACATCTTGACTTTCGGGATCAAGGGAGTTCGTGGAGAAGTAGTGGTCCATGCCTTTGAAGAGTTTGATATTTACATCTCGACCACTAGTGCCTGTTCGTCCAAAGCAGGTAAGCCAGCTGGAACCTTGATTGCCATGGGAGTGGACAAGAGTATCGCACAGACTGCTGTTCGCTTGAGTCTTGACCTTGAGAATGACATGAGCCAAGTCGAGCAATTCTTGACCAAGTTCAAACTGATTTACGAGCAAACACGAAAAGTACGTTAATTTTAGAAGGAAATCAACATGACCTTAACCTATTCAGAAATTATGATTCGCTATGGAGAGCTTTCTACTAAAGGAAAGAACCGCATGCGTTTCATCAATAAACTTCGCAATAATATCCAAGATGTTTTATCTATCTATCCAGCTGTCAAAGTGACAGCAGACCGTGATCGAGCGCATGCTTATCTACATGGGACGGATTATGAACCAGTAGCAGAATCCCTCAAACAGGTTTTTGGAATCCAAAATTTTTCACCCGTTTACAAGATTGAAAAATCTGTTCCGGCCTTAAAAGCGGCAGTGCAAGAGATCATGAAGGAGATTTACAAGGAAGGCTTGACCTTTAAAATCTCAAGTAAACGCAGTGACCATACCTTTGAACTCGATAGTCGCGAGCTTAATCAAACCTTGGGAGGTGCGGTCTTTGAAGCGATCCCAACGATTCAAGCTCAGATGAAAAAACCAGATATCAACTTGCAAGTTGAAATTCGAGAAGAAGCAGCCTATATCTCTTATGAAACCATTAAAGGAGCAGGAGGCCTTCCTGTTGGTACGTCTGGCAAGGGCATGCTCATGCTTTCTGGTGGGATCGACTCTCCAGTAGCTGGTTACCTAGCCTTGAAGCGTGGAGTAGATATCGAGGCCGTCCATTTTGCTAGCCCACCTTATACCAGCCCAGGAGCTCTTAAAAAAGCCCATGATTTAACACGGAAGTTGACCAAGTTTGGGGGCAATATCCAATTTATCGAGGTGCCATTCACAGAGATCCAAGAGGAAATCAAGGCAAAAGCGCCAGAAGCTTACCTCATGACTTTGACCCGTCGCTTTATGATGCGTATTACAGACCGTATTCGCGAGGTTCGCGGTGGTTTGGTCATTATTAATGGTGAAAGCTTGGGACAAGTGGCTAGCCAAACCTTAGAGAGTATGCAGGCCATCAATGCCGTGACCAATACGCCGGTTATCCGTCCGGTGGTGACCATGGACAAGTTGGAAATCATCGATATTGCCCAAGAGATTGATACCTTTGAAATCTCTATCCAGCCATTCGAAGATTGTTGTACCATCTTTGCACCGGATCGTCCAAAGACGAATCCGAAACTCAAAAATGCGGAGCAATATGAGCAACGCATGGATGTGGAAGCTTTGGTGGAGCGTGCGGTAGCAGGCATCATCGTAACAGAGATCACACCAAAAGCAGAAAAAGATGAGGTCGATGACCTGATCGAGGATTTGCTATAGGAGAGACTGGGAGTATCCAGCCTCTTTTTCTAACCAACTTAAAGGAGACAAGATGAAAAAAATTATCGTTTTAATGACAAGTTTGCTTCTGTTGACAGGCTGCGTCAAAGTATCATTTACTGGTCCGAAAAAAGAAGAAAAGACCAGCCAGTCAACCAGCAGTAAAAAAGAACCGCTCACATTTGTCAGAGCCGACCAGTATAAAGACCAGGACAACGAAGTCCTGGAAGCGTCTGAGAAATTTATCAAGGAACATCCAACGCTTGGAGAACCTGGAAAATTATTTGTCTTTTTCCCAGGCTATACCTTTGGAAATGAGGAAAGCCGCTTCGCCTTGTTCTTTATTGTGAATCGTACCACCACAACCATCGATCGTGATGGATCCTTTGTCCTGAATTTGGAATATGATAGGGAGCCACTTTTCAAAGATGTCACAGTTGACTATGAAATCAATGAATCAGGTGTATTGAAACCGAATACGGCTGCAGCTATTCCTATCAAAATCACCAAGGAACAAGAAGAAAAAATGAAGAGCATGAACGATTCTTCAAAAGCAAAAATGAGTTTTAATGACTTTAAATTTAAAGATAAGTAGAAGAAGTCGGACCGACAAGCGATCTTAAAATAAAAGATACAAAATCATCCATTTTATAAAAGAAATTCGTTTTCAAAGCGAAAAAATACTTGTCTTTGTCTGATAGAAGTGATATACTAAGAGAGTTGACTATGCACATGCCTGTGCAACCGCTCGAACATCGTCGCTCATTTCCATGAGAGTAAGTGGTTCGTCCCACGATGCTAGGCGAGTCTTCACAAAAATACGGGGAAACCCAAAAATACATAGGAGGTGCATAATGAGCACATACGCAATCATTAAAACTGGCGGAAAACAAGTTAAAGTTGAAGTTGGTCAAGCTATCTACGTTGAAAAATTGAACGTTGAAGCTGGTCAAGAAGTTACATTTAACGAAGTTGTTCTTGTTGGTGGTGAAAACACTGTTGTCGGAACTCCACTTGTTTCAGGAGCTACTGTTGTTGGAACTGTTGAAAAACAAGGAAAACAAAAGAAAGTTGTTACTTACAAGTACAAACCTAAAAAAGGTAGCCACCGTAAACAAGGTCACCGTCAACCTTACACTAAAGTTGTCATCAACGCTATCAACGCTTAATTTTTAGGAGAACACATGATACAAGCAGTCTTTGAACGAGCCGAAGATGGCGAGCTGAGGAGTGCAGAAATCACTGGGCACGCTGGAAGCGGTGAATACGGCTTTGATGTCGTGTGTGCATCGGTTTCGACTCTAGCCATTAACTTTGTCAACTCTGTTGAGAAATTTGCAGGCTACGAACCGGATCTAGAATTAAACGAAGAAGAAGGTGGCTTCCTGCGGGTGACGATCCCGACGGATATTCCACCACATCAAAGAGAAATGACCCAACTATTCTTTGAATCATTTTTCTTAGGGATGGCAAACTTATCGAAGAACTCATCGGAGTTCGTCCAAACAAGAGTTATCACAGAAAACTAACATGGAGGAAAACAATTATGTTGAAATTGAATCTTGCTAACTTGCAACTTTTCGCCCACAAAAAAGGTGGAGGTTCTACATCAAACGGACGTGATTCACAAGCAAAACGTCTTGGAGCTAAAGCAGCTGATGGACAAACTGTAACAGGTGGATCTATCCTTTACCGTCAACGCGGTACTCACATCTACCCAGGTGTGAACGTTGGACGTGGTGGAGACGATACTTTGTTCGCAAAAGTTGAAGGCGTAGTACGCTTCGAACGTAAAGGTCGCGATAAAAAACAAGTTTCTGTTTACCCAATCGCAAAATAAAAAGGTTCAGTGAACCTTTTTATCCCGAGCCTTGAAATATTAAGGTGAGGAAGCTAGAAATAGCATAAATCAAAGCTTTCCGGATTGACGGAAGGCTTTTTTCTTTTATTTATTTAAAAATATCGTGTTTACTCTTGTTAATATAATGTTTGAATTTGTGTTTTTTGAAAAATGTAGTATAATAGAGACAAATATAGTAGGAATGGAAGTAGTACCATGAAAGATAGCAGACATGTTGAAATTCTTCAGGAACTGGATCGAAAAAGTGTGGTATCGGTCAAAGAGCTCAAGGAACTTTTTGGGGTGACAGATATGACCATTCGTCGCGATCTGATTGATCTTGAAAAACAAGGTCTTTTAGTTCGTGTACATGGTGGGGCCCACAAAAAAGTCAAAGATAGCTTATTAGAAGCTTCTCACAGTGAAAAAAATCTGATCAATATTGATGAGAAACGAAGCATTGCCAAAAAATGTGCAGACTTGATCGAAAATGGGGATACCGTCTTTATTGGCTCTGGTACAACAACAGACTTTATCGGAGATTATTTGGAAGGGAAAGAAATTAGCATCGTCACCAACTCCCTGCCTATTTTTGAGAAGCTCAAGGATTTCCCGAATTATGACTTGATATTAGTTGGTGGTCGCTACCGGGTAAAGACACAAACCTTTGTCGGTCAATTTGCCAATAAACTCTTGAAAGAAATCAAGGTTTCTAAAGCCTTTATCGGGGTGAATGGAATCGATGGCCATAGTGTCTCCACAGCTAATGAAGAAGAAGGAAATGGCAATGCCATTATTCTGAACAATGCGATAGAGAAATATGTGGTAGCTGATAACAGCAAGTTTGATAGTTATTCCTTCTACAGTTTCTATCGTGTGGAAGATCTAAATGCCATTATTACCGATGATAGTATTCCAAAGAAGATCAAAGACAAATACGGCTTGTATACGAAAATCATATAAAACAAAGTGGTCTCAAAAAAGAGACCACTTTTTACTGATTTAAGGATGTTGGAAAATGACGGATAGAAAGCGCTTTAGAGAGATATACAAACAAAATTAAACAAATTTAGACAAAAAATGATTGACAATCAATCAATATAGTGATATACTGAAGCTATAAATAAATAGTTAGATAAGGAGGTGGCAACAATGGGATTAAATCAACTCTTTAACAAAGATCTTGTATTTTGCCTACATGCCAAGGATCAAACAGATCTCTTTGAGCAGGTAGCAAGCTTATTGGAAGAGCGACAGATTGTGACACCAACCTATCGTTCCGCTTTGATTGAGCGTGAAAAGTCTTTCCCGACTGGATTAGACATGGAATTTCTTGGTAAGGACTTACCAAATGTGGCGATCCCGCACACAGACATTGTCCATAATCTCACTGAGAATGTGGTTGTGGTTCGTTTGGATCAACCCGTAACTTTCCATAATATGATTGCTCCAGATAAGGAAGTTCAAGTTTCACTTTTATTCTTCATTATCAATAATACGAGCTCAAGCCAAACCAATATTTTGGCCCAACTGATGGATTTCTTTACATCCAATGGAAATCTCGAAGCTCTATCAAAATTAGATAGTGAAGATAAGCTTTATCAATACATTACGGAAACTATTTCCTAAAACATTCGTAAATATTTATAATGGAGGACATCCAAATGATTAAAATTTTAGCTGCCTGTGGTGCAGGTGTTAACTCTAGCCACCAAATTAAGAATGCTTTGGAAGAAGAGTTGTCAAACCGTGGTTATGATGTGCGTTGTGACGCTGTCATGGTCAAAGACGTCAATGAAGATTTGATTTCTGGTTATGACATCTTTACTCCAATTGCTGCTACTGATTTGGGATTCGATCCTGGTATTCCAGTGGTAGAAGCAGGACCAATCTTGTTCCGTATTCCAGCGATGAGTGCGCCAGTCTTTGATAACATCGAAGCTGCCATTAAAGAACATGGATTAAGTTAATATTTTTTTAAACATGATTGTAAGCGTTATCCAATTATAAAATTGGGAACACTTTATGCTGTAAATTACAAAAAAATTCATAAATCGGGAGGATTTATTATGAATGGCATTATTGATTTTGCCAATAAATTTTTCAAACCCATCCTAGACATGGGTGCTCCGATCATCATGTTGATCGTCCTAACTCTATTGGCACTTTTGTTTGGAGTGAAATTCTCCAAAGCGCTTGAAGGTGGTATTAAACTTGCCATCGCCCTTACTGGTATCGGTGCTATCATCGGTATGTTGAATGGAGCTTTCTCAGCATCTCTTGCAAAATTCGTTGAGAACACTGGTATTCAATTGAATATCACTGACGTTGGTTGGGCACCTCTTGCGACCATCACTTGGGGATCTGCCTGGACACTTTACTTCTTGTTGATTATGTTGATCGTCAACGTTATCATGCTTGCGATCAAGAAAACGGATACACTTGACGTCGATATCTTCGATATCTGGCACTTGTCTATCACTGGTCTTTTGATCAAATGGTATGCAGACAACAACGGTGTCAGCCAAGGTTTATCACTCTTCTTGGCAACTCTTGCAGTTGTCCTTGTAGGGATTATGAAAATCATCAACTCAGACTTGATGAAACCAACATTTGATGATCTTTTGAATGCACCAAGTTCATCACCTA of Streptococcus sp. S5 contains these proteins:
- a CDS encoding DUF6556 family protein, producing the protein MSQYSRSNKNQKPEEKVDTRPSRGEKVKQGLSVFQTVVATIASLLGIIVTSFTIMSLLNKDNQKTEDKPSSSTSVVVVHDKGSDSSATNTDANTNTQTNSSNTETSSQKETDSSSATESSSSAAQDQGSTATDSGADTASSGTN
- a CDS encoding cysteine desulfurase family protein, which codes for MIYFDNSATTKPYPEALATYTEVATRIWGNPSSLHNLGSQATRILEASRKQIAELIGKKAEEIYFTSGGTEGDNWILKGVAFEKAPYGKHIIVSDIEHPAIKESAAWLKTQGFEVDYAPVDARGFVKVDALASLLRPDTTLVSVMAVNNEIGSIQPIHEIAALLEDRPTISFHVDAVQSLAKVATEVYLPERVDFATFSSHKFHGLRGVGFVYIKEGKKITPLLTGGGQEKEMRSTTENVAGIAATAKALRLAMENQEAFASKTQQMKEVIRKELANYPDVTIFSGEDHFAPHILTFGIKGVRGEVVVHAFEEFDIYISTTSACSSKAGKPAGTLIAMGVDKSIAQTAVRLSLDLENDMSQVEQFLTKFKLIYEQTRKVR
- the thiI gene encoding tRNA uracil 4-sulfurtransferase ThiI, whose amino-acid sequence is MTLTYSEIMIRYGELSTKGKNRMRFINKLRNNIQDVLSIYPAVKVTADRDRAHAYLHGTDYEPVAESLKQVFGIQNFSPVYKIEKSVPALKAAVQEIMKEIYKEGLTFKISSKRSDHTFELDSRELNQTLGGAVFEAIPTIQAQMKKPDINLQVEIREEAAYISYETIKGAGGLPVGTSGKGMLMLSGGIDSPVAGYLALKRGVDIEAVHFASPPYTSPGALKKAHDLTRKLTKFGGNIQFIEVPFTEIQEEIKAKAPEAYLMTLTRRFMMRITDRIREVRGGLVIINGESLGQVASQTLESMQAINAVTNTPVIRPVVTMDKLEIIDIAQEIDTFEISIQPFEDCCTIFAPDRPKTNPKLKNAEQYEQRMDVEALVERAVAGIIVTEITPKAEKDEVDDLIEDLL
- a CDS encoding membrane lipoprotein lipid attachment site-containing protein; protein product: MKKIIVLMTSLLLLTGCVKVSFTGPKKEEKTSQSTSSKKEPLTFVRADQYKDQDNEVLEASEKFIKEHPTLGEPGKLFVFFPGYTFGNEESRFALFFIVNRTTTTIDRDGSFVLNLEYDREPLFKDVTVDYEINESGVLKPNTAAAIPIKITKEQEEKMKSMNDSSKAKMSFNDFKFKDK
- the rplU gene encoding 50S ribosomal protein L21 encodes the protein MSTYAIIKTGGKQVKVEVGQAIYVEKLNVEAGQEVTFNEVVLVGGENTVVGTPLVSGATVVGTVEKQGKQKKVVTYKYKPKKGSHRKQGHRQPYTKVVINAINA
- a CDS encoding ribosomal-processing cysteine protease Prp, with translation MIQAVFERAEDGELRSAEITGHAGSGEYGFDVVCASVSTLAINFVNSVEKFAGYEPDLELNEEEGGFLRVTIPTDIPPHQREMTQLFFESFFLGMANLSKNSSEFVQTRVITEN
- the rpmA gene encoding 50S ribosomal protein L27, with amino-acid sequence MLKLNLANLQLFAHKKGGGSTSNGRDSQAKRLGAKAADGQTVTGGSILYRQRGTHIYPGVNVGRGGDDTLFAKVEGVVRFERKGRDKKQVSVYPIAK
- a CDS encoding DeoR/GlpR family DNA-binding transcription regulator, which codes for MKDSRHVEILQELDRKSVVSVKELKELFGVTDMTIRRDLIDLEKQGLLVRVHGGAHKKVKDSLLEASHSEKNLINIDEKRSIAKKCADLIENGDTVFIGSGTTTDFIGDYLEGKEISIVTNSLPIFEKLKDFPNYDLILVGGRYRVKTQTFVGQFANKLLKEIKVSKAFIGVNGIDGHSVSTANEEEGNGNAIILNNAIEKYVVADNSKFDSYSFYSFYRVEDLNAIITDDSIPKKIKDKYGLYTKII
- a CDS encoding PTS sugar transporter subunit IIA encodes the protein MGLNQLFNKDLVFCLHAKDQTDLFEQVASLLEERQIVTPTYRSALIEREKSFPTGLDMEFLGKDLPNVAIPHTDIVHNLTENVVVVRLDQPVTFHNMIAPDKEVQVSLLFFIINNTSSSQTNILAQLMDFFTSNGNLEALSKLDSEDKLYQYITETIS
- a CDS encoding PTS sugar transporter subunit IIB, with amino-acid sequence MIKILAACGAGVNSSHQIKNALEEELSNRGYDVRCDAVMVKDVNEDLISGYDIFTPIAATDLGFDPGIPVVEAGPILFRIPAMSAPVFDNIEAAIKEHGLS